ATCCGGTCTTCTGGATGCGCGACCCGAACCCGCTCTACGTGATCCTGCTCACGGCGCTGCTGACCATGCTCTACGTGCGTGTCTATCCGCCGCCGATGGGCACGCTGCTGTGGGCCGATGCGCTGGGCTTGGCGCTGTTCGCGCTGTCGGGGGCGCAGATCGCCGAGGCCGCGCGGCTGCCGGCGCTCGTCGTGGTGCTGATGGGCACGATGTCCGGGGCCGCCGGCGGCGTGCTGCGCGACGTGCTCACGGCCAAGGTGCCGCTGCTGCTGCGCGGCGACATCTATGCCACCGCGGCGATCGCCGGCATCGCGCTGTACCTGCTGCTGCAGGCCGTCGGCGTGCGGCGCCCCTGGGCCTTCGGTTTCGGCCTGGCCACGGTGGCTGCGATGCGCGGCTGCGCCATCGTCTGGCCGCTGCACCTGCCGGTGTTCCGGCTCTGAGCGCAGGGTGCTCCTCTATTGATAGCAAAAAATGACCAGAGGACAAGGACATCCGGCCGATTTGATTCAAAAATCGCCGGCATCGCGGGCGCTGGCGGCTTTCGGGGAGAATCGCGGCATGCGCCGCCGGGCCGTTCTCCGGGGGCGCCTGCCGCAGCGCGCTGCGCGGAGCTGACCGAATGAGCACAGCCTACAACCTCCCCCTGCTGCTGGCCGCCGGCCTGAGCGCCGCCGCGGCGCTGCTGCACCTGGCCATCATCGCGGGCGGTCCGGCCTGGTACCGCTTCTTCGGCGCGGGCGAGCGCATGGCCTCGGCCGCCGCAGCCGGCCGCGGCTACCCGGCCGCGGTCACGCTGGCGATCGCCGCCGTGCTGTTCGTGTGGGCCGCCTATGCGCTGTCGGCCGCGGGCGCCCTGGCGCCGCTGCCGGGCCGGCGCGCCGCGCTCGGCCTGATCACCGCCATCTACCTGCTGCGCGGCCTGCTGTTCGTGCCCGCGCTGGCAGCCGCCGGCCGGCGCATCACCCCCTTCGCGCTCTGGAGTTCGGCGATCTGCCTGCTGTATGGCGCGGTCCACCTGCTGGGCCTGCGCCAGGCCTGGGCCTCGCTGTGGGGCGAGGCGCTGCCATTCCCCCCATCCCCAAGGAGTTTGCATGACCCGCCGCCTCATCAGTTCCGGTTCCACCTTCGAGCAGGAGATCGGCTATTCGCGCGCCGTGGTCGACGGCGACTGGGTGTTCGTCTCGGGCACCACGGGCTTCGACTACGCCAGCATGACCATCGCCGAAGGCCTGCCCGAGCAGACCGAGCAGTGCCTGAAGAACATCGAGGCTGCGCTGCAGCAGGCCGGCGCCAGCCTGCGCGACGTGGTGCGCGTGACCTACGTGCTGCCCCATGGCCCCGACTTTCCCCAGTGCTGGCCGGTGCTGCGCAAGTACTTCGGCGAGGTGCGGCCGGCCGCGATGATGATCTCGGCCCAGTTGCTCGATCCGCGCATGCGCATCGAGATCGAGGTCACGGCGCGCAAGGGCGCCGGCGCCTGAGCCCGCCATGACCCGCTGCGACGCCCTGCTGGCCGAGGTGCGCGCCTGCACGCTGTGCGCGCCGCAGCTGCCGCTGGGGCCGCGGCCGGTGCTGCAGCTGCACCCGCGGGCGCGGCTGCTGATTGCGGGGCAGGCGCCGGGGCGCAAGGTGCATGCCTCGGGCATCCCGTTCGACGACGCCAGCGGCGAGCGCCTGCGCGACTGGCTGGGCCTTGGCCGCGAGGTGTTCTACGACCCGCGCCAGGTGGCCATCCTGCCCATGGGCTTCTGCTACCCCGGCACTGGCCGCTCGGGCGACCTGCCGCCGCGCCCCGAATGCGCGCCGGCCTGGCGCGCGCCGCTGCTGGCGCAGCTGCGCCACCTGCAGCTCACGCTGCTGGTGGGCCAGTATGCGCAGGCCTGGCATCTGGGCGGGCCGAAGCGGCCGCTGACCGAGACGGTGCGCGACTGGCGCCGCGGCTGGGACGCGGGCCTGCTGCCGCTGCCGCATCCCAGCCCGCGCAACAACCTCTGGCTGCGGCGCAACCCCTGGTTCGAGGCGGAGCTGCTGCCGGCGCTGCGCGAGCGCGTCCGGGCTGCTTTGGCGGATTAGGGCCCGACAGCAAGCCAGGCCGCGCCGCAAGCCGCTTACCTCGGGCCAGCCAGCACGCTCAGCGAGGTCTTGTCGAGGGTGTTCTGCCAGAGAAGGAAGCCCACGAGCGCGGGCGTCGCCGCCTTGTCGACAGGCAACTTGTCCACCTTCAAGGCGTGCACGGTGTACACGTAGGTATGTTGGCGGCCGACAGGCGGGCAGGGACCGAGATAGCCCGGTTTGCCGAGGTCTGTGTGGCCTTCCACGGCGCCGCTGGGCAGCGGGCCGCCATTGACGCCGCCGGCCAGGGCGCGGGTATCCGCCGGAATGTCGTAGACGACCCAGTGCCAGAAGCCGCTGCCGGTGGGCGCGTCCTTGTCGTAGAAGGTCACTGCAAAGCTCCTGGTGTCGGCCGGCGCGCCCTGCCAGGCCAGGTCGGGCATGACGTTGCCGCCGCTGCAGCCGAAGTTGTTCCAGTAGTGCGCGGCGCCGATCGCGCCGCCTTGCTGGATGGCCCGGCTGCCCAGCTCGAAGTCGGCGGCGTGGGCGGTGCGGGAAGCCATCGCGAACGCGAGGGAGGCGAGGGCCAGGGCGGTGATTGTCTTCATGGTGATTTCCGTCGTGCGTGGTGTGCCGTGGTGTGAGGCTGCCCGCGTTTCACACGAAGCCGGCCAGCACGCACTTGCCGCGCGCCTGGCCCGATTCGATCCAGGCATGCGCCTGCCTGAGGTTCTTGGCGTTGATGCTGCCGAAGGATTGGCCGGCCGTGGTGCGCAGTTCGCCGCGGTCCACCAGCTGCGCCACCTCGTCCAGCAGGCGGCCCTGCTCCGCCAGGTCGGGCGTGCCGAACAGCGTGCGGGTGAACATCAGCTCCCAGTGCAGCGAGATGGACTTGCGCTTGAGCAGCGTGGCATCAAGCGACTGCGGGTCGTCGATCAGCGCGATCTGCCCCTGCGGCGCGGTGATGTCCACCAGGGCCGCGAAATGCCGGTCGGTTTCCGTCAGGCTGGCCACCTTGTCCACATAGGCCAGGCCCAGCTCCTCGATCTGGCGGCGCAGCGGCCGCGAATGGTCGATCACGTCGTGCGCGCCCATCTCCAGGCACCATTGCCGCGTCTCTTCGCGCGACGCCGTCGCGATCACGCGCAGCGAAGTGAGGCGCCGGGCGAGCTGGACCAGGATGGAGCCGACACCGCCGGC
The sequence above is a segment of the Variovorax terrae genome. Coding sequences within it:
- a CDS encoding trimeric intracellular cation channel family protein gives rise to the protein MHGVSHPLGRKVFYWLDLLGVAVFAVSGTLAAGYAGLDLLGVVVIAALTAIGGGTLRDLLMGRHPVFWMRDPNPLYVILLTALLTMLYVRVYPPPMGTLLWADALGLALFALSGAQIAEAARLPALVVVLMGTMSGAAGGVLRDVLTAKVPLLLRGDIYATAAIAGIALYLLLQAVGVRRPWAFGFGLATVAAMRGCAIVWPLHLPVFRL
- a CDS encoding RidA family protein; translation: MTRRLISSGSTFEQEIGYSRAVVDGDWVFVSGTTGFDYASMTIAEGLPEQTEQCLKNIEAALQQAGASLRDVVRVTYVLPHGPDFPQCWPVLRKYFGEVRPAAMMISAQLLDPRMRIEIEVTARKGAGA
- a CDS encoding uracil-DNA glycosylase family protein, with amino-acid sequence MTRCDALLAEVRACTLCAPQLPLGPRPVLQLHPRARLLIAGQAPGRKVHASGIPFDDASGERLRDWLGLGREVFYDPRQVAILPMGFCYPGTGRSGDLPPRPECAPAWRAPLLAQLRHLQLTLLVGQYAQAWHLGGPKRPLTETVRDWRRGWDAGLLPLPHPSPRNNLWLRRNPWFEAELLPALRERVRAALAD
- a CDS encoding YbhB/YbcL family Raf kinase inhibitor-like protein is translated as MKTITALALASLAFAMASRTAHAADFELGSRAIQQGGAIGAAHYWNNFGCSGGNVMPDLAWQGAPADTRSFAVTFYDKDAPTGSGFWHWVVYDIPADTRALAGGVNGGPLPSGAVEGHTDLGKPGYLGPCPPVGRQHTYVYTVHALKVDKLPVDKAATPALVGFLLWQNTLDKTSLSVLAGPR
- a CDS encoding zinc-binding alcohol dehydrogenase family protein; its protein translation is MKAVGYFEPLPIDQEASLVDIELPIPPLRPFDLLVRVQAVSVNPVDTKLRRGAKPAAGEPRILGFDAAGLVEAVGPHVTRFKPGDRVFYAGAIDRPGTNAELHAVDERIAGRAPATLDDAEAAALPLTAITAWELLFDRLRVGRGGGQGQTLLVLGGAGGVGSILVQLARRLTSLRVIATASREETRQWCLEMGAHDVIDHSRPLRRQIEELGLAYVDKVASLTETDRHFAALVDITAPQGQIALIDDPQSLDATLLKRKSISLHWELMFTRTLFGTPDLAEQGRLLDEVAQLVDRGELRTTAGQSFGSINAKNLRQAHAWIESGQARGKCVLAGFV